In Lepisosteus oculatus isolate fLepOcu1 chromosome 17, fLepOcu1.hap2, whole genome shotgun sequence, a genomic segment contains:
- the map1lc3c gene encoding microtubule-associated proteins 1A/1B light chain 3C isoform X1 — translation MPPSEKSQHAKPFKQRKSLGEFASSMRPTRKEEVAGIRLKFPTKIPVIVERYHREKYLPSLDKTKFLVPQELTMTQFITIIRNRMSLTPSQAFYLLVNNSSLASMSLTMAEVYKDNKDEDGFLYMTYASQEMFGSCTECTAVELSKAG, via the exons ATGCCTCCTTCGGAAAAAAGCCAACACGCCAAACCCTTCAAGCAAAGGAAAAGCTTGGGTGAGTTCGCTTCTTCAATGCGAC CAACCAGAAAGGAGGAAGTTGCGGGGATTCGGTTAAAATTCCCGACTAAGATTCCT GTGATCGTGGAGCGATACCACAGAGAGAAGTATCTTCCTTCCCTGGATAAAACAAAATTTTTGGTCCCCCAAGAACTTACTATGACCCAGTTTATTACGATAATTAG AAACCGGATGTCTCTCACGCCAAGTCAAGCGTTTTACCTCCTTGTCAACAACAGCAGCTTAGCCAGCATGTCTCTCACCATGGCCGAAGTGTACAAGGATAACAAAGATGAAGATGGCTTTCTGTATATGACCTATGCATCTCAGGAGATGTTTGGCTCTTGCACAGAGTGTACTGCTGTTGAACTATCAAAGGCCGGATGA
- the map1lc3c gene encoding microtubule-associated proteins 1A/1B light chain 3C isoform X2, which translates to MPPSEKSQHAKPFKQRKSLATRKEEVAGIRLKFPTKIPVIVERYHREKYLPSLDKTKFLVPQELTMTQFITIIRNRMSLTPSQAFYLLVNNSSLASMSLTMAEVYKDNKDEDGFLYMTYASQEMFGSCTECTAVELSKAG; encoded by the exons ATGCCTCCTTCGGAAAAAAGCCAACACGCCAAACCCTTCAAGCAAAGGAAAAGCTTGG CAACCAGAAAGGAGGAAGTTGCGGGGATTCGGTTAAAATTCCCGACTAAGATTCCT GTGATCGTGGAGCGATACCACAGAGAGAAGTATCTTCCTTCCCTGGATAAAACAAAATTTTTGGTCCCCCAAGAACTTACTATGACCCAGTTTATTACGATAATTAG AAACCGGATGTCTCTCACGCCAAGTCAAGCGTTTTACCTCCTTGTCAACAACAGCAGCTTAGCCAGCATGTCTCTCACCATGGCCGAAGTGTACAAGGATAACAAAGATGAAGATGGCTTTCTGTATATGACCTATGCATCTCAGGAGATGTTTGGCTCTTGCACAGAGTGTACTGCTGTTGAACTATCAAAGGCCGGATGA